The Xanthomonas indica genome has a segment encoding these proteins:
- the murC gene encoding UDP-N-acetylmuramate--L-alanine ligase, which translates to MIRRLHDTGDLVRAFPRVHFVGIGGTGMSGIAEVMLTLGYEVSGSDNADNAATRRLVKLGARVMRGHSAANVLGTDCVVVSSAIREDNPELMEARSQRIPIMPRAAMLAELMRFRRGIAVAGTHGKTTTTSLAAAVLSEGGLDPTFVIGGQLLAAGANAKLGGGQWLVAEADESDGSFLRLNPLISVITNIDADHLENYGNDFARVQAAFAEFLQRLPFYGLAVLCIDDPEVAALAAKTPRHVMSYGLSENADVRAEDVVQDGPRMRFTLRLPEGSSIPVTLALPGRHNVLNALAAAAIGWQLGVAPEAIASALQGFAGIGRRFNDLGEVTTAGGARVRVVDDYGHHPRELAAVFAAARGGWPDKRLVVAFQPHRYSRTRDQFDAFAAVLSEVDALVLSEVYPAGEAPIPGADARSLARAIRARGRSEPVVVGQVGELGSVLPDVLQDGDLLLMMGAGDIGYVAQHIAQHGFAGGADA; encoded by the coding sequence CCGCGCGTGCATTTCGTCGGCATCGGCGGTACCGGCATGAGCGGCATCGCCGAGGTCATGCTGACCCTGGGTTACGAGGTTTCCGGCTCGGACAACGCCGACAACGCGGCGACCCGGCGCCTGGTCAAGCTCGGCGCGCGGGTGATGCGCGGGCACTCGGCCGCCAACGTGCTCGGCACCGACTGCGTGGTGGTGTCCAGCGCGATCCGCGAGGACAACCCGGAACTGATGGAGGCGCGCAGCCAGCGCATTCCGATCATGCCGCGCGCGGCGATGCTGGCCGAGCTGATGCGCTTCCGCCGCGGCATCGCGGTGGCCGGCACCCACGGCAAGACCACCACCACCAGCCTGGCCGCGGCGGTGCTTAGCGAAGGCGGGCTGGACCCGACCTTCGTGATCGGCGGCCAGCTGCTCGCCGCCGGCGCCAACGCCAAGCTCGGCGGCGGCCAGTGGCTGGTGGCCGAGGCCGACGAGAGCGACGGCAGCTTCCTGCGCCTGAATCCGCTGATCTCGGTCATCACCAACATCGATGCCGATCACCTGGAGAACTACGGCAACGACTTCGCCCGGGTGCAGGCCGCGTTCGCCGAGTTCCTGCAGCGCCTGCCGTTCTACGGCCTGGCGGTCCTGTGCATCGACGATCCGGAAGTGGCCGCGCTGGCGGCGAAGACGCCGCGCCACGTGATGAGCTACGGCCTCAGCGAGAACGCCGACGTGCGCGCCGAGGACGTGGTCCAGGATGGCCCGCGCATGCGCTTCACCCTGCGCCTGCCGGAAGGCAGCAGCATCCCGGTGACCCTGGCGCTGCCGGGCCGCCACAACGTGCTCAACGCCCTGGCCGCCGCCGCCATCGGCTGGCAGCTGGGCGTGGCGCCGGAGGCGATCGCCAGTGCGCTGCAGGGCTTCGCCGGCATCGGCCGCCGCTTCAACGACCTGGGCGAGGTCACCACCGCCGGCGGCGCGCGCGTGCGCGTGGTCGACGACTATGGCCACCATCCGCGCGAACTGGCCGCAGTGTTCGCCGCCGCCCGTGGCGGCTGGCCGGACAAGCGCCTGGTGGTCGCGTTCCAGCCGCATCGCTACAGCCGCACCCGCGACCAGTTCGACGCGTTCGCCGCGGTGCTGTCGGAAGTGGACGCGCTGGTGCTCAGCGAGGTCTACCCGGCTGGCGAGGCGCCGATCCCGGGGGCCGACGCGCGCTCGCTGGCCCGCGCGATCCGCGCGCGTGGCCGCAGCGAGCCGGTCGTGGTCGGCCAGGTCGGCGAACTCGGCAGCGTGCTGCCGGACGTGCTGCAGGACGGTGACCTGCTGCTGATGATGGGGGCGGGCGACATCGGCTACGTCGCCCAGCACATCGCCCAGCACGGCTTCGCCGGCGGAGCGGACGCATGA
- a CDS encoding D-alanine--D-alanine ligase, whose protein sequence is MSAQTLPPPHVTDPAVFGRVAVLLGGSSSEREVSLNSGANVLEALRSRGVDAQPVDGIPALLERIRAGEVDRVFNILHGGDGENGVLQGLLRALQVPFTGPDVLGSALTLDKIRTKQVWIAAGLPTPGFARIDAQADLAAAAAALGYPLFVKPACEGSSVGVFRVLAEADLAPVRAFAADYHGELLMEQMVQGEEYTVGILGDIALPSIRIVPAGDWYDYHAKYIAEDTQYLCPGMDGEDETQIRQLALQAFAAAGCSGWGRVDVMRDRVRGLQLIEVNTAPGMTSHSLVPKAAAQLGVDFAGLCWRILEQTL, encoded by the coding sequence ATGAGCGCACAGACCCTGCCGCCGCCGCACGTCACCGACCCGGCCGTGTTCGGCCGCGTCGCCGTGCTGCTCGGTGGCAGCTCCAGCGAACGCGAGGTGTCGCTGAACTCCGGCGCCAACGTGCTCGAGGCGCTGCGCAGCCGCGGTGTCGACGCGCAGCCGGTGGACGGCATCCCGGCCTTGCTCGAGCGCATCCGCGCCGGCGAGGTCGACCGCGTGTTCAACATCCTGCATGGCGGCGACGGCGAGAACGGCGTGCTGCAGGGCCTGCTGCGCGCGCTGCAGGTGCCGTTCACCGGTCCCGACGTGCTCGGCAGCGCGCTGACCCTGGACAAGATCCGCACCAAGCAGGTGTGGATCGCCGCCGGCCTGCCGACCCCGGGCTTCGCCCGCATCGACGCCCAGGCCGACCTGGCCGCGGCGGCTGCCGCGCTGGGCTACCCGCTGTTCGTCAAGCCGGCCTGCGAAGGTTCCAGCGTCGGCGTGTTCCGCGTGCTGGCCGAGGCCGACCTGGCGCCGGTGCGCGCCTTCGCCGCCGACTACCACGGCGAACTGCTGATGGAGCAGATGGTGCAGGGCGAGGAATACACCGTCGGCATCCTTGGCGACATCGCGCTGCCGTCGATCCGCATCGTCCCCGCCGGCGACTGGTACGACTACCACGCCAAGTACATCGCCGAGGACACCCAGTACCTGTGCCCGGGCATGGACGGCGAGGACGAGACCCAGATCCGCCAGCTCGCCCTGCAGGCGTTCGCCGCCGCCGGCTGCAGCGGCTGGGGCCGCGTGGACGTGATGCGCGACCGCGTGCGCGGCCTGCAGCTGATCGAGGTCAACACGGCTCCGGGCATGACCAGCCACTCGCTGGTGCCCAAGGCCGCGGCGCAACTGGGCGTGGACTTCGCCGGCCTGTGCTGGCGCATCCTGGAGCAGACGCTGTGA
- a CDS encoding cell division protein FtsQ/DivIB, with protein MNASLRILAWLLALALVALPIVAVLNGWVGAERWPLSRLQVSGDFKRVSAEQLRQVVLPYARRGFFAVRLQDAQDAIERLPWVESARVRKRWPDVLEVRVVEHRPFARWGEDRMLSEQGRIFALPNELRDVALPHLAGPDAKAADVVALYNASRALFAPVGLPVQGVALDARGSWSLALGNGVQVVVGRDDARARLERFARVLPQLLQPGQPPLARADLRYTNGFTVAWVPESKEPSKEPGKEKKPAAPAQPTRHAALADPPPRRESPLFSLPHSRFSIPGSKT; from the coding sequence ATGAACGCCTCCCTGCGCATCCTCGCCTGGCTGCTGGCGCTGGCCCTGGTCGCGCTGCCGATCGTGGCCGTGCTCAACGGTTGGGTCGGCGCCGAGCGCTGGCCGCTCAGCCGGTTGCAGGTGAGCGGCGACTTCAAGCGCGTGTCCGCCGAGCAGTTGCGCCAGGTGGTGCTGCCGTATGCGCGGCGCGGCTTCTTCGCGGTGCGCCTGCAGGATGCGCAGGACGCGATCGAGCGCCTGCCGTGGGTGGAGAGTGCGCGGGTGCGCAAGCGCTGGCCGGATGTGCTGGAAGTGCGCGTCGTCGAGCACCGTCCGTTCGCGCGCTGGGGCGAAGACCGCATGCTGTCCGAGCAGGGCCGCATCTTCGCCCTGCCCAACGAACTGCGCGACGTGGCCTTGCCGCACCTGGCTGGTCCGGATGCCAAGGCCGCCGACGTGGTCGCGCTGTACAACGCCTCGCGCGCGCTGTTCGCGCCGGTCGGTTTGCCGGTGCAGGGCGTGGCCCTGGACGCGCGCGGCAGCTGGTCGCTGGCACTGGGCAACGGCGTGCAGGTGGTGGTCGGCCGCGACGACGCACGCGCCCGCCTGGAGCGCTTCGCCCGCGTGCTGCCGCAACTGCTGCAGCCGGGCCAGCCGCCGCTGGCGCGCGCCGACCTGCGCTACACCAACGGATTCACCGTGGCATGGGTGCCCGAGAGCAAAGAGCCGAGCAAGGAGCCGGGTAAGGAGAAGAAGCCCGCGGCGCCGGCCCAGCCCACACGCCATGCGGCACTGGCCGACCCTCCGCCCCGTCGCGAGAGCCCGCTCTTCTCCCTTCCCCATTCCCGATTCTCTATTCCCGGCTCCAAGACATGA
- the ftsA gene encoding cell division protein FtsA, which produces MNRKGDKSLIVGLDIGTSKVVALVGEYSPGNPIEVIGIGSHESRGLKRGVVVDIESTVQSIQRAIEEAELMAGCEIRSVYASISGNHVQCKNSPGIVPIRDGEVTWNDLDRVLEAAKAVAIPADQRILHAIPREYVLDDSQEGIRNPVGMTGVRLEVHAHLVVCAQSAAANISKCVQRCGLQVDDLILSSLASSVAVLTADERELGVVLVDMGAGTTDLAVFVQGAICHTASLPIAGDHVTNDIAHMLRTPTPEAEQIKVRYACALAQLATAEESIQVPSVGDRPPRRMPRHSLAQAVQGRYEEIFEMVQAELRRSGFEELVRAGMVLTGGASKMEGVVELAEEMVQMPVRVGIPQHVTGLGEVVGNPVHATGVGLLLMGSQIEHPRRPSLPTGRAGSLFKKLKNWYRGEF; this is translated from the coding sequence ATGAACCGCAAAGGCGACAAATCCCTCATCGTTGGACTGGACATCGGCACCTCCAAGGTCGTCGCGCTGGTCGGCGAATACTCGCCCGGCAATCCGATCGAGGTGATCGGCATCGGTTCGCATGAGTCGCGCGGCCTCAAGCGCGGCGTGGTGGTGGACATCGAATCCACCGTGCAGTCGATCCAGCGCGCGATCGAGGAAGCCGAGCTGATGGCCGGCTGCGAGATCCGCTCGGTGTACGCCTCGATCTCCGGCAACCACGTGCAGTGCAAGAACTCGCCGGGCATCGTCCCGATCCGCGACGGCGAGGTGACCTGGAACGACCTGGACCGCGTGCTGGAAGCGGCCAAGGCGGTGGCGATCCCCGCCGACCAGCGCATCCTCCACGCGATCCCGCGCGAGTACGTGCTGGACGATTCGCAGGAAGGCATCCGCAACCCGGTCGGCATGACCGGCGTGCGCCTGGAGGTGCACGCGCACCTGGTGGTGTGCGCGCAGTCGGCCGCGGCCAACATCAGCAAGTGCGTGCAGCGCTGCGGCCTGCAGGTGGACGACCTGATCCTGTCCTCGCTGGCGTCCTCGGTGGCGGTGCTGACCGCCGACGAGCGCGAGCTGGGCGTGGTGCTGGTGGACATGGGCGCCGGCACCACCGACCTGGCGGTGTTCGTGCAGGGCGCGATCTGCCACACCGCCTCGCTGCCGATCGCCGGCGACCACGTCACCAACGACATCGCGCACATGCTGCGCACGCCGACCCCGGAAGCCGAGCAGATCAAGGTGCGCTACGCCTGCGCGCTGGCGCAGCTGGCCACCGCGGAAGAAAGCATCCAGGTGCCCAGCGTCGGCGACCGCCCGCCGCGGCGCATGCCGCGCCATTCGCTGGCGCAGGCGGTGCAGGGCCGCTACGAGGAAATCTTCGAGATGGTGCAGGCCGAACTGCGCCGTTCCGGCTTCGAGGAACTGGTGCGCGCCGGCATGGTGCTCACCGGCGGCGCTTCGAAGATGGAAGGCGTGGTCGAACTGGCCGAGGAAATGGTGCAGATGCCGGTGCGCGTGGGCATTCCCCAGCACGTCACCGGCCTGGGCGAAGTCGTCGGCAACCCGGTGCACGCGACTGGCGTGGGCCTGCTGCTGATGGGCAGCCAGATCGAACACCCGCGCCGCCCGTCGCTGCCGACAGGCCGCGCCGGCAGCTTGTTCAAGAAATTGAAGAACTGGTATCGCGGCGAGTTCTGA
- the ftsZ gene encoding cell division protein FtsZ, translating into MAHFELIEKMAPNAVIKVVGVGGGGGNAVAHMVSSSVDGVEFITANTDSQAIKNCGAKLQLQLGTNVTKGLGAGANPEVGRQAALEDRERIMDALQGADMVFITAGMGGGTGTGAAPVVAQLAKEMGILTVAVVTKPFPFEGRRRMQVALKGIEELSQHCDSLITIPNEKLITVLGRNATMIQAFRAANDVLQGAVQGIADLIVRPGLINVDFADVRTVMSEMGLAMMGTGSARGDDRAQAAAEAAIQNPLLDDVNLAGANGILVNITAGPDFTMAEFDEIGRTIEGFSSEDATVVVGTVLDPDMQDEVRVTVVATGLNRAVSRQSQRPEQRAPIKLVRNATTGQPEFGDFEHGGDAVSKAVGGAMGLGLRRPSGDGMSAAASAPAPAAADLPSDYLDIPAFLRRQAD; encoded by the coding sequence ATGGCGCATTTCGAACTGATTGAAAAGATGGCACCCAATGCAGTGATCAAGGTCGTTGGCGTGGGCGGCGGCGGCGGCAACGCGGTCGCGCACATGGTCAGCAGCAGCGTGGACGGCGTGGAATTCATCACCGCCAACACCGACTCGCAGGCGATCAAGAACTGCGGCGCCAAGCTGCAGCTGCAGCTCGGCACCAACGTCACCAAGGGCCTGGGCGCGGGCGCGAACCCGGAAGTCGGCCGCCAGGCCGCGCTGGAAGATCGCGAGCGCATCATGGACGCGCTGCAGGGTGCGGACATGGTGTTCATCACCGCCGGCATGGGCGGTGGCACCGGCACCGGCGCCGCGCCGGTGGTGGCGCAGCTGGCCAAGGAAATGGGCATCCTGACCGTGGCCGTGGTCACCAAGCCGTTCCCGTTCGAAGGCCGCCGCCGCATGCAGGTGGCGCTGAAGGGCATCGAGGAACTGAGCCAGCACTGCGACTCGCTGATCACCATTCCGAATGAAAAGCTGATCACCGTGCTCGGCCGCAACGCCACCATGATCCAGGCGTTCCGCGCCGCCAACGACGTGCTGCAGGGCGCGGTGCAGGGCATCGCCGACCTGATCGTGCGTCCGGGCCTGATCAACGTCGACTTCGCCGACGTGCGCACCGTGATGTCGGAAATGGGCCTGGCGATGATGGGTACCGGCTCGGCTCGCGGCGACGACCGCGCGCAGGCCGCCGCCGAAGCGGCGATCCAGAACCCGCTGCTGGACGACGTCAACCTGGCCGGCGCCAACGGCATCCTGGTCAACATCACCGCCGGCCCGGACTTCACCATGGCCGAGTTCGACGAGATCGGCCGCACCATCGAGGGCTTCTCCTCCGAGGACGCCACCGTGGTGGTCGGTACCGTGCTGGATCCGGACATGCAGGACGAAGTGCGCGTGACCGTGGTCGCCACCGGCCTGAACCGCGCGGTGTCGCGCCAGTCGCAGCGTCCGGAGCAGCGCGCGCCGATCAAGCTGGTGCGCAACGCCACCACCGGCCAGCCGGAGTTCGGCGACTTCGAGCATGGCGGCGACGCCGTGTCCAAGGCGGTCGGCGGTGCGATGGGCCTGGGCCTGCGTCGTCCGAGCGGCGACGGCATGAGCGCGGCGGCGTCCGCACCGGCACCGGCCGCGGCCGACCTGCCGAGCGACTACCTGGATATTCCTGCGTTCCTGCGCCGTCAGGCCGACTGA
- the lpxC gene encoding UDP-3-O-acyl-N-acetylglucosamine deacetylase has product MTQQRTLKNTIRATGVGLHSGDKVYMTLRPAPADHGIVFRRVDLDPAVDVPADAELVTETTLCTGLSRGQAKIQTVEHLMSAMAGLGVDNAIVELSSAELPIMDGSAGPFVFLLQSAGIVEQGKAKRFIRIKREVEVRDGDKIARFVPYDGGYKLGFTIQFDHPMIPAKQSRQEIEFSTMAYIKEISRARTFGFMRDLEYMRERNLGLGGSMDNAIVLDEFRVLNDDGLRYADEFVRHKILDAIGDLYLAGGPILGAYEGYKSGHALNNKLVRALLAEQAAWEWVSFESAAQQAPVAYGAAAYA; this is encoded by the coding sequence ATGACCCAGCAACGCACCCTCAAGAACACGATCCGCGCCACCGGCGTGGGCCTGCACAGCGGCGACAAGGTCTACATGACCCTGCGCCCCGCACCGGCCGACCACGGCATCGTGTTCCGACGCGTGGACCTGGATCCGGCGGTGGACGTCCCTGCCGATGCCGAGCTGGTCACCGAGACCACGCTGTGCACCGGCCTGAGCCGCGGCCAGGCCAAGATCCAGACGGTGGAGCACCTGATGTCGGCGATGGCCGGCCTCGGCGTGGACAACGCCATCGTCGAACTGTCCTCGGCCGAGTTGCCGATCATGGACGGCTCGGCCGGTCCGTTCGTGTTCCTGCTGCAGTCGGCGGGCATCGTCGAGCAGGGCAAGGCCAAGCGCTTCATCCGCATCAAGCGCGAGGTGGAAGTGCGCGACGGCGACAAGATCGCCCGCTTCGTGCCCTACGACGGCGGCTACAAGCTCGGTTTCACCATCCAGTTCGACCACCCGATGATCCCGGCCAAGCAGTCGCGCCAGGAAATCGAGTTCTCGACGATGGCCTACATCAAGGAAATCTCCCGCGCGCGCACCTTCGGCTTCATGCGCGACCTGGAGTACATGCGCGAGCGCAATCTCGGCCTGGGCGGTTCGATGGACAACGCCATCGTGCTCGACGAGTTCCGCGTGCTCAACGACGACGGCCTGCGCTACGCCGACGAGTTCGTGCGCCACAAGATCCTCGATGCGATCGGCGACCTGTACCTGGCCGGCGGCCCCATCCTGGGCGCCTATGAGGGCTACAAGTCCGGTCATGCGCTGAACAACAAGCTGGTGCGCGCCCTGCTCGCCGAACAGGCGGCGTGGGAGTGGGTCAGCTTCGAATCCGCCGCGCAGCAGGCGCCGGTGGCCTACGGGGCCGCGGCTTACGCCTGA
- a CDS encoding DUF721 domain-containing protein produces the protein MSKRKSGEGHTATPQPALDAALADKAGDPLRRALWLDALDRQLRPHLPPNLASRCRLANVNGEQLVFLVESPVWHARVRLAEADILAAARSLGLKATKVTVKTATAPAHSPMQQARSTPAPVSAATHKGLREALASLQDVVSTTPDATTGSDRGRRRT, from the coding sequence ATGTCTAAGCGAAAGTCCGGCGAAGGCCATACCGCCACGCCGCAGCCGGCGCTGGACGCCGCACTGGCGGACAAGGCGGGCGACCCGTTGCGACGTGCCTTGTGGCTCGACGCGCTGGACCGGCAGTTACGCCCCCATCTGCCGCCGAACCTGGCCTCCCGTTGCCGGTTGGCCAATGTGAACGGCGAGCAGCTCGTTTTTCTCGTTGAGTCTCCGGTCTGGCACGCCCGGGTCAGGCTGGCCGAGGCCGACATCCTTGCTGCGGCCCGTTCCCTCGGGCTGAAAGCCACCAAAGTGACCGTCAAGACTGCGACTGCACCCGCGCATTCCCCAATGCAGCAGGCAAGAAGCACGCCAGCTCCGGTTTCTGCGGCCACGCACAAGGGCTTGCGCGAGGCCCTGGCTTCCCTGCAGGACGTCGTCTCCACGACGCCCGATGCGACCACTGGCTCCGACCGTGGCCGTCGACGTACGTAG
- a CDS encoding M23 family metallopeptidase translates to MTFKKIVIRSSEKGVKTLPWRLREFADRRPLAALGTVLGLGMVLGIGVSAAAGWGGSAQLRAKLERQDQELAQVRRDAQTQVNALAARLGELQAQATRLNALGERLTRMGKLQDGEFDFDQPVGVGGGDDEPSHDMPAQQLGKELDGLQQQFATSGQQLSVLESLLFDHQLDQNAVPSRMPIRNSYITSAFGGRADPFGRGTGNHKGIDFHANVGDPVLAVADGVVSYSGVRGGYGNVVEVDHGNGYVTRYAHNSRLSVKVGDLVRVGQEVAKAGSTGRSTGAHVHFEVWKDGVVVNPAKFLGDGAIPVGRRGRG, encoded by the coding sequence ATGACGTTCAAGAAGATCGTAATCCGTTCCAGTGAAAAGGGGGTCAAGACGTTGCCGTGGCGATTGCGCGAATTCGCCGATCGCCGCCCCCTCGCCGCGCTCGGTACCGTGCTCGGCCTCGGCATGGTACTCGGCATCGGCGTCAGCGCTGCGGCCGGGTGGGGTGGTTCGGCGCAACTGCGCGCCAAGCTCGAGCGGCAGGACCAGGAGCTGGCGCAGGTGCGCCGCGACGCGCAGACCCAGGTCAACGCCCTGGCCGCGCGCCTGGGCGAACTGCAGGCGCAGGCGACCCGGCTCAATGCGCTCGGCGAGCGCCTGACCCGCATGGGCAAGCTGCAGGACGGCGAGTTCGACTTCGACCAGCCGGTCGGCGTCGGTGGCGGCGACGACGAGCCCAGCCACGACATGCCGGCGCAGCAGCTGGGCAAGGAACTGGACGGGCTGCAGCAGCAGTTCGCCACCTCCGGCCAGCAGCTGTCGGTGCTGGAATCGCTGCTGTTCGACCATCAGCTGGACCAGAACGCGGTGCCTTCGCGGATGCCGATCCGCAACAGCTACATCACCTCGGCCTTCGGCGGCCGCGCCGATCCGTTCGGCCGCGGCACCGGCAACCACAAGGGCATCGACTTCCACGCCAATGTCGGCGACCCGGTGCTGGCGGTGGCCGACGGCGTGGTCAGCTACTCCGGCGTGCGCGGCGGTTACGGCAATGTGGTCGAGGTCGACCACGGCAATGGCTATGTCACCCGCTACGCGCACAATTCGCGGCTGTCGGTGAAGGTCGGCGACCTGGTGCGGGTCGGCCAGGAAGTGGCCAAGGCCGGCTCCACCGGCCGTTCCACCGGTGCCCACGTGCATTTCGAGGTGTGGAAGGACGGGGTGGTGGTGAACCCGGCCAAGTTCCTCGGCGATGGCGCCATTCCGGTGGGCCGCCGCGGCCGCGGCTGA
- the secA gene encoding preprotein translocase subunit SecA, with translation MINSLLTRVFGSRNERQLRQLHRIVAKINALEPEMEQLSDEQLQAKTPELRGRIAGGETLDKVLPEAFAVCREASRRVLGMRHYDVQLIGGMVLHLGKIAEMRTGEGKTLVATLPVYLNALEDKGVHVVTVNDYLARRDAAQMGKLYNWLGLTVGVVYPGMPHSDKHAAYAADITYGTNNEFGFDYLRDNMALSKADRFQRGLNYAIVDEVDSILIDEARTPLIISGPADESPELYIRVNRIVPQLVKQESEEGEGDFWVDEKGKQVHLSEAGMEHAEELLRAAGILADEEDRLYGAQNLSVVHHLNAALRAHAIYQRDVDYIVRDGEVVIVDEFTGRTLPGRRWSDGLHQAVEAKEGVPVQRENQTLASITFQNLFRMYKKLSGMTGTADTEAYEFQSIYGLEVVVIPTNRPTIRKDWPDQVFLNRQGKFNAVLADIEDCAKRGQPVLVGTTSIETSEMLSEHLRKAGVKHEVLNAKQHEREAQIVANAGQPGAVTIATNMAGRGTDIVLGGSLEAELHALGEEPDEATRARLKAAWQERHDAVKAAGGLHIIGTERHESRRIDNQLRGRSGRQGDPGSSRFYLSLEDNLMRIFASDWVQKAMRMMGMKEDDVIEDKLVSRQIEKAQRKVEAHNFDIRKNLLDFDDVNNDQRKVIYAQRDELLDAESVKENVDGIRDDVIYDIVSRFVPPNSVDDQWDLPGLEATLASELGLSLSISDLVKRQEELDADGIVEKVREEVDRHFREKESAIGGETMRALEKHVMLTVLDQSWKEHLARMDYLRQGIHLRGYAQKQPKQEYKKEAFELFSEMLEHAKREVVTLLARVRIRSEEEVAALEAQERQQMEAQLRQAQFQHQDAGGYGADEEAEQVQGGGAAAPTVAQVTREAPKVGRNDPCPCGSGKKYKHCHGQLS, from the coding sequence ATGATCAACAGTCTGCTTACTCGCGTTTTCGGTAGCCGCAACGAGCGCCAACTGCGCCAGCTCCACCGTATCGTCGCCAAGATCAATGCGCTGGAGCCGGAGATGGAGCAGCTCTCCGACGAGCAGCTGCAGGCCAAGACCCCGGAACTGCGCGGGCGCATCGCCGGCGGCGAGACCCTGGACAAGGTGCTGCCGGAAGCGTTCGCGGTGTGCCGCGAGGCCAGCCGCCGCGTGCTGGGCATGCGCCACTACGACGTGCAGTTGATCGGCGGCATGGTCCTGCACCTGGGCAAGATCGCGGAAATGCGCACCGGCGAGGGCAAGACCCTGGTCGCGACGCTGCCGGTGTACCTCAACGCGCTGGAAGACAAGGGCGTGCACGTGGTCACCGTCAACGACTACCTGGCGCGCCGCGACGCCGCGCAGATGGGCAAGCTGTACAACTGGCTGGGCCTGACCGTGGGCGTGGTGTACCCGGGCATGCCGCACAGCGACAAGCACGCCGCCTACGCCGCCGACATCACCTACGGCACCAACAACGAATTCGGCTTCGACTACCTGCGCGACAACATGGCGCTGTCCAAGGCCGACCGCTTCCAGCGCGGGCTCAACTACGCCATCGTCGACGAGGTCGACTCGATCCTGATCGACGAAGCGCGCACCCCGCTGATCATCTCCGGCCCGGCCGACGAGTCGCCGGAACTGTACATCCGCGTCAACCGCATCGTGCCGCAGCTGGTCAAGCAGGAGTCGGAAGAGGGCGAGGGCGACTTCTGGGTCGACGAGAAAGGCAAGCAGGTGCACCTGTCCGAAGCGGGCATGGAGCACGCCGAAGAACTGCTGCGCGCCGCCGGCATCCTCGCCGACGAGGAAGACCGCCTGTACGGCGCGCAGAACCTGAGCGTGGTCCACCACCTCAATGCCGCGCTGCGCGCCCACGCGATCTACCAGCGCGACGTCGACTACATCGTGCGCGACGGCGAAGTGGTGATCGTCGACGAGTTCACCGGCCGCACCCTGCCGGGTCGCCGCTGGTCCGACGGCCTGCACCAGGCGGTGGAGGCGAAGGAAGGCGTGCCGGTGCAGCGCGAGAACCAGACGCTGGCCAGCATCACCTTCCAGAACCTGTTCCGCATGTACAAGAAGCTGTCCGGCATGACCGGTACGGCCGATACCGAAGCCTACGAATTCCAGAGCATCTACGGCCTGGAAGTGGTGGTGATCCCGACCAACCGCCCGACGATCCGCAAGGACTGGCCGGACCAGGTGTTCCTCAACCGCCAGGGCAAGTTCAATGCGGTGCTGGCCGACATCGAGGACTGCGCCAAGCGCGGCCAGCCGGTGCTGGTCGGCACCACCTCGATCGAGACCTCGGAAATGCTGTCCGAGCACCTGCGCAAGGCGGGCGTGAAGCACGAGGTGCTCAACGCCAAGCAGCACGAGCGCGAAGCGCAGATCGTGGCCAATGCCGGCCAGCCGGGCGCGGTCACCATCGCCACCAACATGGCCGGCCGCGGTACCGACATCGTGCTGGGCGGCTCGCTGGAGGCCGAACTGCACGCGCTGGGCGAGGAGCCGGACGAGGCCACGCGCGCGCGCCTGAAGGCGGCCTGGCAGGAGCGCCACGACGCGGTCAAGGCCGCCGGCGGCCTGCACATCATCGGCACCGAGCGCCACGAGTCGCGGCGTATCGACAACCAGCTGCGCGGCCGCTCCGGCCGCCAGGGCGACCCGGGTTCCTCGCGCTTCTACCTGTCGCTGGAAGACAACCTGATGCGCATCTTCGCCTCGGACTGGGTGCAGAAGGCGATGCGCATGATGGGCATGAAGGAAGACGACGTCATCGAGGACAAGCTGGTCAGCCGGCAGATCGAGAAGGCGCAGCGCAAGGTTGAGGCGCACAACTTCGACATCCGCAAGAACCTGCTCGACTTCGACGACGTCAACAACGACCAGCGCAAGGTGATCTACGCCCAGCGCGACGAGCTGCTGGACGCCGAGTCGGTGAAGGAGAACGTCGACGGCATCCGCGACGACGTGATCTACGACATCGTGTCGCGCTTCGTGCCGCCGAACTCGGTGGACGACCAGTGGGACCTGCCGGGCCTGGAGGCCACGCTGGCCAGCGAGCTGGGCCTGTCGCTGTCGATCAGCGACCTGGTCAAGCGCCAGGAGGAACTGGACGCGGACGGCATCGTCGAGAAGGTGCGCGAGGAAGTGGACCGCCATTTCCGCGAGAAGGAATCGGCCATCGGCGGCGAGACCATGCGCGCGCTGGAGAAGCACGTGATGCTCACCGTGCTGGACCAGAGCTGGAAGGAGCACCTGGCGCGCATGGACTACCTGCGCCAGGGCATCCATCTGCGCGGCTACGCGCAGAAGCAGCCCAAGCAGGAATACAAGAAGGAAGCCTTCGAGCTGTTCTCGGAGATGCTGGAGCACGCCAAGCGCGAAGTGGTGACCCTGCTGGCGCGGGTGCGCATCCGCAGCGAGGAGGAAGTGGCGGCGCTGGAGGCGCAGGAGCGCCAGCAGATGGAGGCGCAACTGCGCCAGGCGCAGTTCCAGCACCAGGATGCCGGCGGCTACGGTGCCGACGAGGAAGCCGAGCAGGTGCAGGGCGGCGGCGCCGCGGCGCCGACCGTGGCGCAGGTGACCCGCGAAGCGCCGAAGGTCGGCCGCAACGATCCGTGCCCCTGCGGCAGCGGCAAGAAGTACAAGCACTGCCACGGCCAGCTGAGCTGA